A stretch of Eisenibacter elegans DSM 3317 DNA encodes these proteins:
- a CDS encoding cob(I)yrinic acid a,c-diamide adenosyltransferase, translated as MKIYTKTGDSGQTSLIGGTRVSKAHIRIDAYGTVDELNSHIGLLGDQEVNAKRSTLIREIQDRLFTIGSSLAADPDKSALKLPDLREEDIQLLEEQIDEMQAQLPPLRSFILPGGHPAVSVGHIARCVCRRAERAVILLQQEAFVAPLVAQYLNRLSDYLFVLCRQMHQELGVDEIPWKPRK; from the coding sequence ATGAAGATATACACCAAAACCGGAGATAGCGGACAGACCTCACTCATTGGGGGTACGCGTGTGTCCAAAGCCCATATCCGCATTGATGCCTACGGAACTGTAGATGAGTTGAACTCACACATCGGTTTGCTGGGCGACCAAGAGGTCAATGCCAAGCGTAGTACCTTGATTCGGGAGATTCAAGACCGACTCTTTACCATTGGTTCTAGTTTGGCTGCCGACCCGGACAAGTCGGCTCTGAAATTGCCCGATTTACGCGAAGAAGATATTCAGCTGCTCGAAGAGCAGATAGATGAAATGCAGGCACAGTTGCCGCCTTTGCGCTCCTTTATTTTGCCCGGAGGGCATCCTGCCGTCTCAGTGGGGCATATTGCCCGCTGCGTTTGCCGACGCGCCGAGCGTGCTGTCATCTTACTCCAACAAGAAGCTTTTGTGGCTCCCTTGGTGGCGCAGTACCTCAACCGCCTGTCGGATTATTTGTTCGTCTTGTGTCGCCAGATGCACCAAGAACTAGGTGTAGACGAAATACCCTGGAAGCCTAGAAAGTAG
- the rpsU gene encoding 30S ribosomal protein S21 has translation MIIVTVKENESIDKALKRFKKKFERTGILRRVRSRGYYEKPSVRKRTTKLKAIYRERMRSNAENA, from the coding sequence ATGATTATCGTAACCGTTAAAGAAAACGAGTCTATCGACAAGGCGCTTAAGCGTTTCAAGAAAAAATTCGAACGCACTGGCATACTGCGCCGTGTTCGCTCACGTGGCTACTACGAAAAGCCTTCTGTACGCAAGCGCACTACCAAACTCAAAGCGATTTATCGCGAGCGTATGCGCAGCAATGCAGAAAATGCTTAA
- a CDS encoding tyrosine-type recombinase/integrase, with product MLESFLNYIRYEKRYSQHTLYSYKNDLVQFRSYLEDQHQLGDTLAAEYYMLRGWVAHLSEKEANPLTINRKIATLRSYYKFLHREGYIQRNPAAELRSIKTPKKTPEFVTADKLLALLEDEQHFASDFWGMRDRIVMEVLYGTGARVAELLQLRIQDVDLSRKLLKVLGKGAKERLIPIHNNLLPLLAEYIQARASTVEDLNLPPHDFLLLSDTGLAPHETLVYEIVRKYLALVTTQEAKNPHVLRHSFATHLLNKGADLKAIQNLLGHSSLAATQVYTQNSLERLQEVFQQAHPKA from the coding sequence ATGCTAGAATCTTTCCTCAATTATATCCGCTACGAAAAAAGATACAGCCAACATACCCTGTATTCTTATAAAAATGACTTGGTTCAGTTTCGTAGCTATCTTGAAGACCAACATCAGCTAGGCGATACTCTAGCAGCAGAATACTATATGCTGCGAGGGTGGGTGGCGCATCTGTCCGAAAAAGAAGCCAACCCACTTACCATCAACCGTAAAATCGCCACCTTGCGCTCTTATTACAAATTCTTGCACCGTGAGGGGTACATCCAACGTAACCCAGCTGCCGAATTGCGCTCAATCAAAACCCCCAAGAAAACACCCGAGTTCGTTACTGCTGACAAATTACTGGCGCTCTTAGAAGATGAGCAGCACTTCGCTAGCGACTTCTGGGGGATGCGCGACCGTATTGTGATGGAGGTGCTCTATGGTACAGGGGCGCGGGTTGCCGAATTGTTACAACTTCGTATACAAGATGTTGATTTGAGCCGTAAGCTGCTCAAAGTATTGGGCAAAGGAGCCAAAGAACGCCTCATCCCTATACACAACAACTTATTGCCTCTACTGGCGGAATATATCCAAGCCAGGGCAAGCACCGTGGAAGACCTAAACCTGCCCCCACACGATTTCTTGTTATTGAGCGATACTGGGTTGGCTCCCCACGAAACACTCGTTTATGAGATTGTACGCAAATACCTCGCCCTCGTAACTACCCAAGAAGCCAAAAACCCTCACGTATTGAGGCACTCTTTTGCCACTCACTTGCTCAACAAAGGAGCTGACCTGAAAGCTATCCAAAACCTGCTGGGGCATAGTAGCCTCGCAGCCACGCAAGTGTATACACAAAATTCGTTGGAGCGCCTACAAGAGGTATTCCAACAAGCGCACCCTAAAGCCTAA
- a CDS encoding branched-chain amino acid aminotransferase yields MIDTLSIHIEPVAASRLPSVDFENLAFGRTFTDHMFMVDYKEGQWQQPRIVPYGNLPMSPATMGIHYAQSIFEGMKAYRSPEGKSLLFRPLENARRLNRSAERMCMPTLPEELFMEGLTQLLRLDRDWIPAREGYSLYIRPFMFAADEYVGLKVSDNYRFMIIASPVGSYYAAPPKVKIETKYVRAVKGGVGAAKTAGNYAASLYPAQQGRNEGYDQLVWTDGLTHQYIEESGTMNLFFRTGERELLTPTLTDGTILPGITRSSIIALAGQQGYTVTERHIKVAEVIEGLSNGTIQEAFGAGTAAVISPIQLIGYEGQQFPLRSHEEGSLALTLKQQLTDIQTGKAADPFGWVYEVV; encoded by the coding sequence ATGATTGATACCTTGTCTATACATATCGAACCCGTAGCTGCTTCGCGCCTGCCAAGCGTCGATTTTGAGAATTTGGCCTTTGGCCGAACTTTCACCGACCACATGTTTATGGTCGATTATAAAGAAGGGCAGTGGCAACAACCCCGCATTGTACCCTATGGCAACCTGCCTATGAGCCCGGCTACAATGGGCATTCACTATGCCCAGTCGATTTTTGAAGGGATGAAAGCCTACCGCAGCCCCGAAGGTAAGAGCTTGCTTTTCCGCCCGCTCGAAAATGCCCGCCGCCTCAATCGCTCTGCCGAGCGGATGTGTATGCCGACCTTGCCCGAGGAGCTGTTTATGGAAGGTCTTACGCAGCTTCTGCGCCTTGACCGTGATTGGATTCCGGCCAGAGAGGGGTATTCGCTCTACATCCGTCCATTTATGTTTGCGGCTGATGAGTATGTCGGCCTGAAAGTATCTGATAATTACCGCTTTATGATTATTGCCTCGCCGGTAGGGTCTTATTATGCTGCGCCGCCCAAGGTCAAAATCGAAACCAAGTATGTGCGGGCTGTCAAAGGGGGGGTAGGTGCTGCCAAAACTGCCGGCAACTATGCTGCCTCACTATACCCCGCGCAACAAGGGCGCAATGAAGGGTATGACCAGCTTGTTTGGACAGACGGACTGACGCACCAGTACATCGAAGAATCAGGAACGATGAACTTGTTCTTCCGCACAGGCGAACGCGAATTGCTTACGCCTACCCTCACCGACGGCACCATCCTGCCCGGTATCACTCGCAGCAGCATCATCGCGCTGGCAGGCCAACAAGGCTACACCGTTACCGAACGCCATATCAAAGTAGCCGAAGTAATTGAGGGCTTGAGCAATGGCACCATTCAGGAAGCTTTTGGAGCAGGTACAGCCGCTGTCATTAGCCCTATACAGCTTATCGGCTACGAAGGCCAGCAGTTTCCCCTGCGCTCACACGAAGAGGGTAGCCTCGCTCTAACACTCAAGCAACAACTGACCGACATCCAAACCGGCAAAGCCGCCGACCCCTTTGGCTGGGTTTATGAAGTAGTCTAA
- the upp gene encoding uracil phosphoribosyltransferase, with protein sequence MFVLTQTPSVANQWLAALRDHRSQQHRGQFRHNLSRIGEALAYEISRTLAYQTTTITTVLGQKQTQTLVQHPVLVSIMRAGLPMHEGMLRIFDEADSAFVGAYRGRAQADHSFEIEQHYLTTPNLEGRVVILADPMLATGRSLLSTMEVLRQYGQPAQWHVAAIIASRQGVALIQQEMPEAKLWLGDIDETLNDKAYIVPGLGDAGDLAFGSKLD encoded by the coding sequence ATGTTTGTATTGACCCAAACCCCTTCTGTGGCCAATCAGTGGCTGGCAGCTTTGCGCGACCACCGCAGCCAACAACATCGTGGACAATTTCGGCACAACCTCTCTCGTATTGGAGAGGCGCTAGCCTATGAAATTTCGCGTACATTGGCTTACCAAACGACTACAATCACGACGGTATTAGGGCAAAAACAAACCCAAACGCTTGTCCAGCACCCAGTATTGGTCAGCATTATGCGGGCGGGCCTGCCTATGCACGAAGGGATGCTGCGCATCTTCGACGAGGCTGATAGCGCCTTTGTAGGAGCGTATCGTGGACGAGCGCAGGCCGACCATTCTTTTGAAATAGAACAACACTATCTAACTACCCCCAACCTAGAAGGCAGGGTTGTCATTTTAGCAGACCCTATGTTGGCCACTGGGCGCTCGCTCTTGAGTACTATGGAGGTATTACGCCAATATGGCCAGCCCGCACAGTGGCATGTAGCGGCCATCATTGCCAGCCGGCAAGGGGTAGCGCTCATACAACAGGAGATGCCTGAAGCCAAACTGTGGTTAGGCGATATCGATGAGACCCTCAACGACAAGGCCTACATCGTGCCCGGACTAGGTGATGCCGGAGATTTAGCCTTTGGGAGCAAACTAGATTAG
- the hpf gene encoding ribosome hibernation-promoting factor, HPF/YfiA family, which translates to MKLQIHSVHFDADQKLLDFIQRKSSKLETFYDRIIDGEVFLRIDKGEHSRENKLVEIKLNIPGATLFAKQQDISFEAATDEAVESLRRQIKKHKEKNSVR; encoded by the coding sequence ATGAAACTGCAAATTCATTCCGTGCACTTCGATGCTGATCAAAAACTGCTCGACTTCATCCAAAGAAAAAGCAGCAAGCTCGAAACCTTTTACGACCGCATTATCGACGGTGAGGTCTTTCTACGGATTGATAAAGGAGAGCACAGTCGGGAAAACAAATTGGTGGAAATCAAGCTCAATATCCCGGGCGCAACTTTATTTGCCAAACAACAAGACATCTCTTTTGAGGCAGCTACCGACGAAGCCGTCGAAAGCTTGCGCCGCCAAATCAAAAAACACAAAGAAAAAAATAGCGTCCGTTAA